The following are from one region of the Gemmatimonadaceae bacterium genome:
- the ispE gene encoding 4-(cytidine 5'-diphospho)-2-C-methyl-D-erythritol kinase — protein MSASSRTENAHAKINLVLRILAREANGYHSIETLFQRIALHDVVTVRVGDLARELTCTGPAVPAHGLGPAEQNLAWRAAELYARETAWETGWSISILKRIPVGGGLGGGSADAAAVLRAMEAMSPAPMGGARLLELAGTLGADVPFLLTQASRAWAWGRGDRLLVLPPLPVVPVLLMPFDEGVNTGAAYQAFAGMREASGELVAAREYDARLFESWAQIATIAENDFERVVPAMHTGVAELLPFFKTLAHSLGERSGTAIGMLSGSGATCFLLLCDVGGNFGFGGVERHIMTQTL, from the coding sequence ACGCGAGGCCAACGGCTATCACAGTATCGAGACGCTGTTCCAGCGCATCGCGTTGCATGATGTCGTGACTGTGCGCGTGGGCGATCTCGCACGCGAACTGACCTGCACCGGTCCGGCCGTGCCGGCGCACGGACTCGGCCCGGCCGAGCAGAATCTGGCGTGGCGCGCGGCCGAGTTGTATGCGCGGGAAACGGCGTGGGAGACGGGATGGAGCATCTCCATTCTCAAGCGGATTCCGGTGGGCGGCGGGTTGGGTGGCGGCAGTGCCGACGCCGCGGCGGTGCTGCGCGCAATGGAGGCCATGAGCCCGGCGCCGATGGGCGGCGCGCGACTGTTGGAACTGGCCGGTACGCTTGGCGCGGACGTGCCGTTCCTGTTGACCCAGGCGTCCCGCGCGTGGGCGTGGGGGCGTGGCGACCGACTGCTGGTCCTGCCACCGCTACCGGTGGTCCCTGTGCTGTTGATGCCCTTTGACGAGGGCGTGAATACTGGGGCGGCGTATCAGGCGTTTGCGGGCATGCGCGAGGCATCCGGCGAGTTGGTGGCGGCCCGCGAATACGACGCGCGATTGTTCGAGAGTTGGGCTCAGATCGCAACGATCGCGGAGAATGATTTCGAACGGGTGGTTCCCGCCATGCATACCGGAGTGGCGGAGCTCCTGCCCTTCTTCAAGACGTTGGCGCATTCGCTGGGCGAACGATCAGGGACGGCCATTGGCATGCTCAGTGGGAGCGGTGCAACGTGTTTTCTACTGCTGTGCGACGTCGGAGGGAATTTTGGATTTGGTGGCGTCGAGCGTCATATCATGACCCAAACCCTGTAG